Proteins encoded together in one Oxalobacteraceae sp. CFBP 8761 window:
- a CDS encoding chemotaxis protein CheW, giving the protein MSNLANTLSTDGTAHDGAGSEFLAFTLGSEEYGIDILKVQEIRGYEAVTRIANAPEFIKGVINLRGIIIPVVDMRIKFKLGTPVYDQFTVVIILNIGGRIMGMVVDSVSDVTTLTPDQIKPAPEMGSAFNSDYMIGLGTVDERMLILVDIDKLMSSSEMGLIDKLAA; this is encoded by the coding sequence ATGTCCAACCTGGCAAACACCCTCTCGACCGACGGCACCGCGCACGACGGCGCCGGCAGCGAATTCCTTGCCTTCACCCTGGGCTCGGAAGAATACGGCATCGATATCCTGAAGGTGCAGGAAATCCGCGGCTATGAAGCCGTGACCCGCATCGCCAACGCCCCCGAATTCATCAAGGGCGTGATCAATCTGCGCGGCATCATCATTCCCGTGGTCGACATGCGCATCAAGTTCAAGCTGGGCACGCCGGTGTACGACCAGTTCACCGTCGTGATCATCCTGAACATCGGTGGCCGCATCATGGGCATGGTGGTCGACAGCGTCTCGGACGTCACCACGCTCACGCCAGACCAGATCAAGCCGGCCCCGGAAATGGGCAGCGCCTTCAATTCGGACTACATGATTGGCCTGGGTACCGTCGACGAGCGCATGCTGATCCTGGTTGACATCGACAAGCTGATGTCGTCGAGCGAAATGGGCCTGATCGACAAGCTGGCGG